CCATCGCCAACAAGGGCAGGATGATGAAACCCTATCTGGTCGAGGACATCGAGGAGAACGGCATCGTCACGGAGAAGCGCGGCCCCGGCGTGCTCAACGCCGCCGTCTGTTCGAAGGCCGTGGCCGACACGATCACCCGCGCCCTCAAGGCCGTGACCGAGGACGGCACCGCCCAGCGCCTCAAGGGCGCCAAATGCACCGTGGCCGGCAAGACCGGCACCTCCTTCGGCACCTATGCCAACGGCCAGTACCAGGACGCCCAGGGGCGTCGCAAATACCAGGGCACCTTCGTCGGGTTCTTCCCCGCCGAGGCGCCGCAATACAGCGTCATCTGCATGGTGTATTCCAAACCGACCTCCAGGCAGTTCCAGGGCGGCGGCATCCCCGCACGCGTGATTCGCACCGTTATCGACAAGCTGTACAACATCGATCCCTGCTTCCGCGACGAGCTGAAGCGCAACACATCGACCACAAGATGAAACTGAAAGATATCATAAAGGATTGCGGCGTCCTCTCCGTGGAGGGCCGGCAGGACGTGGAGATTACGTCCGTGACCAACGACTCCCGCAAGGTGCAGCCCGGCAGCCTGTTCATCGCCGTGAACGGCTGCGGGAACGACGGCCGCCAGTACCTGCAAAAGGCCATCGACGCCGGCGCCGCCGCCGTTCTCTACGAAGCGTCACCGGTGTTGCCTGACGGCGAAGGCTCAGCCGCAGCAGGATTCGTGGCGCCGAATCCGGTTCCCGCATCAGCGGGAAGCGAGGATGGACGCCGAGCCTCAGGCACACCGGGACGCCTGTCCAAAATTATAGTAAAGGACAGCCGCAAGGCCGTGGCCATGGCCGCGGACGCGTTCTACGGCCACCCGAGCGGCAAGCTCAAGCTCGTGGGCATCACCGGCACCAACGGCAAGACCACGACCGTGACCCTGCTCTACCACCTGTTCCGCCACCTCGGCTACGAGTGCGGCCTGCTCTCCACCATCGCCAACTACGTGGGCACCCGCCGCAACGAGACCGCCAACACCACCTCCGACCCCGTGACGCTCAACGCCCTGCTCGCCGAGATGGTCGACGCCGGCTGCGAGTACTGCTTCATGGAAGTCAGCTCCATCGGCGTGGAGCAGCAGCGCATCGCCGGGCTGGAATTCTGCACGGCCATCTTCTCCAACCTCACCCACGACCACCTCGACTACCACGGCACCTTCGCGGAGTACCTCCGCTGCAAGAAGCTGTTCTTCGACGGCCTGGCGCCGTCCGCCACCGCCATCATCAACCTCGACGACAAGCACGGCGAGGTAATGGTCCAGAACACGCGCGCCCGCGTGGTCGGCTATTCCTGCCGGGGTGCCGCCGACCACACCGCCCGCATCCTCGAGCAGAGCCCCGAAGGGATGCTGCTCAAGATCGACGGCCGCGAGGTGTGGTCGCGCCTGATCGGCGCACACAACGCCTACAACCTCCTCGCCATCTACACCACGGCCGTGGTGCTGGGCATCCCCGAAGACGAGGTCCTCGTGGCCCTG
This Bacteroidales bacterium WCE2004 DNA region includes the following protein-coding sequences:
- a CDS encoding UDP-N-acetylmuramoylalanyl-D-glutamate--2,6-diaminopimelate ligase; this translates as MKLKDIIKDCGVLSVEGRQDVEITSVTNDSRKVQPGSLFIAVNGCGNDGRQYLQKAIDAGAAAVLYEASPVLPDGEGSAAAGFVAPNPVPASAGSEDGRRASGTPGRLSKIIVKDSRKAVAMAADAFYGHPSGKLKLVGITGTNGKTTTVTLLYHLFRHLGYECGLLSTIANYVGTRRNETANTTSDPVTLNALLAEMVDAGCEYCFMEVSSIGVEQQRIAGLEFCTAIFSNLTHDHLDYHGTFAEYLRCKKLFFDGLAPSATAIINLDDKHGEVMVQNTRARVVGYSCRGAADHTARILEQSPEGMLLKIDGREVWSRLIGAHNAYNLLAIYTTAVVLGIPEDEVLVALSRLEPAPGRLETLRGPRELSVVIDYAHTPDALENVLKTLRDVAPDRQLICLFGCGGDRDKTKRPEMGAVAGRLADRIFITSDNSRSERTEDIIEDIKAGLDPSALARTVCIADRREAIRTALLLAPKGATILLAGKGHETYQILGTVKSHFDEREIVLETFKTLESC